In a single window of the Pontibacter russatus genome:
- the atpD gene encoding F0F1 ATP synthase subunit beta — protein sequence MANIGRISQVIGPVVDVSFVGDNIKLPNILDALQVTKDNGQVVVLEVQNHLGEDRVRTIAMDSTEGLTRGAEVLDLGGPIKMPTGEGIKGRLFNVIGEAIDGIPQPVSTGGLPIHRAAPLFEDLATSSEVLYTGIKVIDLIEPYAKGGKIGLFGGAGVGKTVLIQELINNIAKAHGGLSVFAGVGERTREGNDLLREMIEAGIVRYGQNFMESLEHGGWDLSKVDLDELKESKATFVFGQMNEPPGARARVALSGLTMAEYYRDGEPGSSDAGRDILFFVDNIFRFTQAGSEVSALLGRMPSAVGYQPTLATEMGAMQERITSTKRGSITSVQAVYVPADDLTDPAPATTFAHLDATTVLSRKISELGIYPAVDPLDSTSRILTPDVVGAEHYNTAQRVKEILQRYKELQDIIAILGMDELSEEDKLVVHRARRVQRFLSQPFHVAEQFTGLKGVLVDIKDTIKGFNEIMDGKYDHLPESAFNLVGTIEDAVAKGEKMMAEAR from the coding sequence ATGGCGAATATTGGCAGAATTTCCCAGGTTATCGGCCCGGTGGTGGACGTTAGCTTTGTGGGTGATAACATTAAGCTACCAAATATTTTGGATGCCCTTCAGGTGACGAAAGACAACGGCCAGGTAGTGGTGCTGGAAGTGCAGAATCACCTCGGAGAAGACCGTGTGCGCACCATTGCGATGGATTCCACCGAAGGTCTTACACGCGGCGCCGAAGTACTTGACCTGGGTGGTCCTATCAAAATGCCAACGGGCGAGGGCATCAAAGGCCGCCTTTTCAACGTGATCGGCGAAGCCATCGACGGTATTCCGCAGCCTGTGAGCACGGGTGGTTTGCCAATCCACAGAGCTGCTCCCCTTTTCGAGGACCTTGCCACTTCTTCGGAAGTGCTGTACACGGGTATTAAAGTAATCGACCTGATCGAGCCATATGCCAAAGGCGGTAAAATCGGTCTGTTCGGGGGTGCCGGTGTAGGTAAAACCGTTCTGATTCAGGAACTGATCAACAACATCGCCAAGGCCCACGGCGGACTCTCTGTGTTTGCCGGTGTGGGTGAGCGCACGCGCGAGGGAAATGACCTGCTGCGTGAGATGATCGAGGCGGGCATCGTGCGTTACGGCCAAAACTTCATGGAGTCGCTGGAGCATGGCGGATGGGACCTTTCCAAAGTAGACCTGGACGAACTGAAGGAGTCGAAGGCGACCTTTGTGTTCGGGCAGATGAACGAGCCTCCCGGGGCGCGTGCCCGTGTGGCCCTTTCTGGTCTGACGATGGCGGAGTACTACCGCGACGGGGAGCCGGGTTCAAGCGACGCCGGCCGTGACATCCTCTTCTTCGTGGACAACATCTTCCGCTTCACACAGGCTGGTTCTGAGGTGTCGGCCCTTCTCGGCCGTATGCCATCCGCGGTGGGTTACCAGCCAACGCTGGCCACCGAGATGGGTGCCATGCAGGAGCGCATTACCTCTACCAAGCGCGGTTCCATCACCTCGGTGCAGGCGGTTTACGTACCTGCGGACGACTTGACTGACCCGGCTCCGGCTACAACATTCGCCCACCTGGACGCCACCACCGTGCTTTCCCGTAAAATCTCTGAGCTGGGCATATACCCTGCTGTGGACCCGCTGGACTCTACCTCCCGCATCCTGACCCCGGACGTGGTAGGCGCCGAGCACTACAACACGGCGCAGCGTGTGAAAGAGATTCTGCAGCGTTACAAAGAGCTTCAGGACATCATCGCCATCCTCGGCATGGACGAACTTTCGGAAGAAGACAAGCTGGTGGTACACCGTGCGCGCCGTGTGCAGCGTTTCCTGTCGCAGCCGTTCCACGTGGCCGAGCAGTTCACGGGTCTGAAAGGTGTGCTTGTTGACATCAAAGACACCATCAAAGGCTTCAACGAGATCATGGACGGCAAGTACGACCACCTGCCGGAGTCTGCTTTCAACCTGGTGGGCACCATCGAAGACGCGGTTGCCAAAGGCGAGAAAATGATGGCCGAAGCAAGATAG
- the atpC gene encoding ATP synthase F1 subunit epsilon, whose protein sequence is MYLEIITPDKKVFAGEVVSAQFPGANGSFEVLDLHAPLISTLERGRIRVTTSAGQEFFTVDGGIVEVLNNKIIVLAESVVA, encoded by the coding sequence ATGTATTTAGAGATAATCACGCCTGATAAAAAGGTGTTCGCGGGAGAGGTAGTGAGCGCGCAGTTCCCTGGTGCCAACGGCTCTTTTGAGGTGCTCGACCTGCACGCCCCGCTTATCAGCACCCTGGAGCGCGGCCGCATCCGTGTCACCACCAGTGCCGGGCAGGAGTTTTTTACCGTGGATGGCGGCATCGTGGAAGTGCTCAACAACAAAATCATTGTGCTGGCCGAGTCTGTGGTTGCGTAA
- a CDS encoding serine hydrolase domain-containing protein, which produces MKQSAKTIIGMAAAGAAAAYVVAQKKRRDALREVQEPAEIHGFVKSGYEAVRMAFAENFSERREIGAACCVYHKGEKVVDLWGGIRNIKTDEPWEEDTMALVYSATKGMAAMTLAVAHSRGWLDYDALVSTYWPEFGRNGKGRITVRQLLAHQAGLFMFHEPITKSLIADPDRLAQVMAHQKPAWEPGTHQAYHAITIGFYEGELLRRVDPQHRSLGQFFQDEIAAPLGLDFYIRLPESIPDSRLAPLIDPSYTERLLSFPFNLTLDALNPHSNIRRALDGSMLAHDEQRIYARNLEIPAGGGVGTARAIAQAYSVFATGGKELRLRSETLHELMAPATPPTHGFHDEVIKGEVQFSLGFMKPSSSFPYGSPGAFGMPGAGGSFGFADPELQVGYGYIPNRKGVTITGDPRDVALRSALYSATPVVVSQPVVPTQVIPSGI; this is translated from the coding sequence ATGAAACAATCAGCAAAGACAATCATAGGCATGGCGGCGGCAGGCGCTGCAGCAGCTTACGTCGTGGCCCAGAAGAAGAGAAGAGATGCGCTGAGGGAAGTGCAAGAGCCAGCAGAAATTCATGGTTTTGTGAAGAGCGGCTATGAGGCGGTGCGCATGGCCTTCGCTGAGAATTTCTCCGAGAGGCGCGAGATCGGGGCAGCCTGCTGCGTGTATCACAAAGGCGAAAAGGTGGTGGACCTGTGGGGCGGCATCAGAAACATCAAGACAGACGAACCGTGGGAAGAGGACACCATGGCACTGGTCTATTCCGCAACCAAAGGCATGGCAGCGATGACGCTGGCTGTGGCGCACTCCCGCGGCTGGCTCGATTATGATGCGTTGGTGAGCACCTACTGGCCGGAATTTGGCCGGAACGGAAAAGGAAGAATTACTGTCCGGCAATTGCTGGCACACCAGGCCGGACTGTTTATGTTCCACGAACCCATCACTAAAAGTTTGATTGCCGACCCGGACCGACTGGCACAGGTTATGGCTCACCAGAAACCAGCCTGGGAACCAGGCACACACCAGGCTTACCATGCCATCACTATCGGCTTTTACGAGGGCGAGCTGTTGCGCCGGGTCGATCCGCAGCACCGCAGCCTGGGCCAGTTCTTTCAGGACGAAATCGCTGCCCCTTTAGGGCTTGATTTTTACATACGCCTGCCCGAATCCATTCCTGATTCTCGGCTCGCTCCACTCATAGATCCGAGTTATACTGAAAGGTTGCTGAGCTTCCCCTTTAATTTGACATTGGACGCGCTGAACCCTCACTCTAACATCCGCAGAGCACTGGACGGATCTATGCTGGCGCACGACGAGCAGCGCATCTATGCCCGTAACCTTGAAATACCGGCGGGAGGGGGCGTCGGTACGGCAAGGGCTATTGCCCAAGCCTATAGCGTTTTTGCTACCGGAGGCAAGGAGCTAAGATTGCGATCGGAAACTTTACATGAACTAATGGCACCGGCAACTCCCCCAACACATGGCTTCCATGACGAGGTGATAAAGGGCGAAGTGCAGTTCTCGCTTGGATTCATGAAGCCCAGTTCAAGCTTTCCATACGGTTCACCTGGCGCATTCGGCATGCCCGGAGCAGGCGGCTCCTTTGGCTTTGCCGACCCCGAACTTCAAGTCGGGTACGGCTACATCCCCAACCGGAAAGGTGTAACCATTACAGGCGATCCGCGAGACGTGGCGCTGAGAAGCGCCTTGTATTCGGCCACGCCAGTCGTGGTTTCGCAGCCAGTCGTTCCTACTCAAGTAATACCATCTGGTATTTAA